The genomic window CTGGCTGACCCTCTTTTTGCTATTTCTCACAGAATAGGTATAGCAAGCAAGTCTTGAAGACAGTCTCCTCGTGTCATGCTACAGCTCCGCAATATGTGAGTGAATGAGCTTCTCAACCAAGTAGCTGTAATGATTTACCTACACAGGACCTTTGCCTTAGCCTTGTTGCTGGTGCAGCTACACGTGAAACATTCCTTAGAACAAAAGGGTCAGCATTAGTACTGCAGAAAATTTCAACCCAGGTGGCTAATCTTTACCAACAGAATTAAAGGCAAAGTGATAATAACCTTTACTGGAGATTTTACTGGAGTACGTACTCAAGAGACAAGCTGCTTTAGAAAGCCGTCCACCTATTCAGAATACAGAAACACATTCTTGTGGCGCAAAACTACTCTTCCTGTCTTAAAAACTAATATATGAGTGAACTTTAGTTCCAAGCAATACACATAGTTCTCAGAAAAAAGTCTGAATACTTGTCATTGAAGAGGAGGGAATTAAAAAACCACACCTCACAGGTatcctgttttgatttttaatgacTAAATGTAACAAAACCAAGCAACAATGAATGACAATTGTACATAGACATTCAGTAACTTCTGATGTGTTAGTCTGTAAGTTGTGAACTAACCTCAgtacttttttcctccttatccCTCCTCCCCATCTCACATGGAAGATTTATATACAGTGCAGCTCTGAACTACTGCTCAACTcagtagaaatattttagttacCTTCAGTAGGAAAGGCATTAAGtcaaacatggaaataaaaaactTCTCTGACCTCTGTTTTAATGTCCCGTACCTCAgtgcttgcttttatttatcaGAATACCTTAACTAATTAtaagatttgtgtttttttctactACCCAGGAATGTTCTGGAAGTTCACACGTGTTTCCTTTTGAAATGGCTACTTATTTCAAAGGCTGTTACTTGATTCACGCGTATGATTTACGTGATCCAAGATGTGCAACTTAAATTTCTAATGCAATCATTTAATTTAATAGTGCAAATACAAAACTAAGTGGaccaaaaaaataagttttcttacAGGACAACCTTCTTCAACCCTTAGTATTTCAGAAAGACAGCTTTGTGGATcctgttcagaaagaaaaaccaccgttatttgttttgtgttcatAGATGGATCCCATGAAGGAGAACAGATGTTTATAATTCATTGTGTTGAAGACCTTGAGAGATTCTGCTGGATAAGTCTTGCAAGTGCTTCTTTACctagcaggaaaacaaaacaaataaattttaataagaCAATGAATTAtgatgaaaaagtaaataaattaatatcaTATATTCAGAGTTTGCTATCAGTACTTGTGACAAAAATCCTCAGCTTTTAGGAAGGGCTGAGACTAGGGAGTTTTCAGGCATTTTAGAATTAGGTTTATAAAAACAATTGTGTATCCTGTAATAAACATGGAGCACAGGTGTGCCTTAACCTCCCACTCTTAAAGTCATTCACATTGCATGAAAAATCAGCACTGGATAATTGGCATTCCCTCTGCTACTGAGTTAAATTTTCAACATGTATGCATGTTGGATTTATACATACCTTATATCCaagctcttttgttttttcttccagcatggCATATTTCTCTCTATTTCTGTTCAGATGTTCCTTATCTCCAGTTCCCTCTACGTGTTTCAGTTTCTCGTGTGAAATCTCTAGTTGTTTCTGGTAGTGATGGTGTTTCTCAATTTTTGCTTCAAAGTGTTTCAGCTCCTCCTAAGACAATAAATACAAACAGcttcaaagtattttctttccaaggcttcctctttcctctcttttattGCAAGACATCcctaaaaactgttttattgaATTTGGCACTGTAagtttttcagttctttgcttCTAAAGAATGTCTGTACAATACATTATCACCACCACCCGGACACCCAGTTTTGAAGGAAGATGTTGAAAACAACTTGCTGCAGAGACCTCAGTTTGAGACTGCTGATGTCTCTGAGGTGCTAGGAGATGACAGCAGTGAATATCAAATAAAAGTTTATGTATTCTTACTGTTGGAAtagagtttttctttttgccgGGGCAGGTATGAAGGCAAAATTTACCTCTTATGCTACTGTAAAATTCTGACAAAAACATCTTACTAAGGTTAGTAGAAGCCTTGCTGGAGACTTCAGCAGGCTTTCCTCTGACACTTGTAAAAGCAGGGCCACTGAATGTAGTGTAATTAAAACACAGTTGCTTCTTTTGTAGTGCAATGCCCAATGTAGGGCATTGGGCTACATGTGAGTAAGTAAGATGACACTTCCATTTTGCTGATTATAATGGAACCATACATATGACTAGTTTCGTATATTTCAAACATTCTGatcaaagatttttatttggCATCTGAAGAGCAAGATAGAAGTGACTGCATTAAGAGTAACACAGAACATTTAAGTGGGAAAATAGCTTTCCATACGAGATTCTACTTACCCGAAAAGATTCAAGTTCTTTCTCAGTGAAATTGGCTGATTTCGCCATGTCCCACAAATCGATCACCCTTGGTTCTTCAAATTCTAAAGAAACACATATCACCGAATGAATCACCAGACATAATGCCTTTATGCCCACCTCCTATGCATGATGAGTGTCCCTttgcacacacatacaaaagGATACACTAAACACTGCATTACTAATATGTCTATAtggaggaaaagagagaaaaaatccaAGTACTTAACTTAGAACTATAGCATTGtaggaagtattttttaaaaagcaaaaaaaccccaaaccctagAAACTGAATAATGGTGTTGTTTGCCCTGCATGTTGTCTCATATATCTGTCTTCCTGTTACAGAAGGCATAATATCCCTTCCCATGTGGGCATGGAATACAGAACTGTGCTCTTTACAGGTTGTTGCTCTCCTTACATTAGGCTTTTAGTGTCAGCTTGTAAATAGAACAACCTGGCTCTATCTTTTCAGCTCTTAGTAGCAACACCATGTACTGTGACACTAAATAATCATTACTTTCCCATTGATtttgtaaaaaatgaaattgataccaaataaacataaaaaatgctGTATCGTACCACTGGTGGCATCATATCCCTGGTGACTGACTTTTCGCAAACGCTCAAATCCCTGATTGATGCTTCTTAGCTTGTCTTTGAGCTCTCTGTGTTTGTTGTGCAAGATTTCCTCTTTCACCAGGTTCTCTTCAGATGGGTTGATGACATTTTTGTGGATATCTGTTGAAATATAAAAGTGTTATTGATTCTGGGTCAAATCCTGATAGGTCTAAAGCCCCAGAAATCCCTCAaatctggagaaaataaaatatgatcaGTTCTCAGCATCTGAGCTGAGTATAATAAAGCATTGACACTAGACTCTGAGAAGCAATAACTCCATTTGTGGGTTAATACTATGATCAGTGCTCCTCGGTGCTCTGGAGGGTGCTATTACTGAAATGCCTTTTACCTCTTATGACCACCAGTCACAGTTTTAGTAAGGGAATGTTCTTATTTTCCTAGGCTAGCAATATCCCAAGAAAATGGGATAGATATGGCTGATACATCCCATGCCCTTCCCCCAGGCATTTCTTGAGCCAGTCAGGACATCCAATGAGAATGTCACGCTGCCTGTGAGCTTTAGAAAACTTTGGCTCTAACAAAATTTTTGCTAGGATTAGTACAGCAAACTGGATTCAGCTCCTCAGTGCTTTAACATGAAGCTCAGTGCCAAAGATACATATCCTCTTGGGCTCCCATTACTGAGATAAAACATGCATATTCTGTAGATTTAGGATCACATTTTGCAGCAGTGCTTACTGCTTAATTTCTAGTAAACTAGAACAGCCATCATTGGTAATCTGATGACGTCTTCCCTGCTTGTAACATAGGCAAgaatcagaaaactgaaatggcAACGCTTTCATTAGCTTGCAAGACTTTTGGCAGCAAATGCAGAACTAAACCCGGCAAGTATCTGGGAATGTCAGCATCTGCAAAGCAGTTCTGGCAGAAATGTCAGACTTAAGGAGTTTCAAAGAAACTTGGAAACAATGGAGGCAGTGGACAGAGAAACAGTTGTACTGATCTCAAAGCATCAGACAAATGTTCAGACACCTTCTGTTCTGCTCACGGTCTCTAGCAGAATATTGTATTCACGAATCTTTTCTTTGTGGTGCTTAAACTCTCGCCAAAGCTTATCCAATTCCTCATCAGAGAACTTCCCAGAGGTCTTGGCCTGAAAGAAATATGAACTCATTATATTTCCCAGGCCAAATGCTCTAACATGCACTCATCTATCAAAACATCCCACTTCCCACGACATTTAGAAAACTATTAAGCCCATCTTTTCTTTAAGCTCTTTTGTTTTGAACCCCTTTGTATTAGTATGATGGCAGGATTTAGACGTGTGGGACATAGTGGCTTTAATCATATCCCAAAGAAGTTTGCTTCAGACCTTCAAAGCCAGACTTGCTATGGACTACCCAGTGAAAAGCCTCTGTCATTTCTATTCTGTGGAAAACAATTTGATCAATAAGTAAGGGCCGTGGAGACACATATGCAATCAACTGAATGAGGGCTGCAGTATGATATTAAGCACAGTCTTTACTCAAGAAATCTTGTTCTACTGGCAAGTGAAGATTTTATCACTACCATACTCTGCAGTGATTTGTTTCTCTCAGGACTACTTTTTAGCAACGAGGGAAGCACTAGTCAGACACCCGGCGCACCACACACAATTCTGTTGACATACTTCCTGCAATGTGTGACAAAAAGTGAACATTTTTGATACTTATGCAAtcccaactctttttttttgcttagggAATATTTCTAAGTGATGCACTTTACTGTTCCCCAGAGCGCATGACATCATGTTCCTTGCCAGAGCTGCATGTAGTtacagtaacattttaaaacccagcaaatctctttctctgctttgctaCCATATTACCCAAGTCTAAGAATTCTTTGCTTTATCTACTTGTTTCTAAAAACTGCATTATCTCATTTTTGTAAATTAGTTTGCCAGTCTTAATTGCCCAAATAGACCACacactttctattttttatgcATGAATGCAAATCCTGGAAGGTTTCATTTGAGTACCGCGTTGGTTAAATCCTTATTTAACACCCCCCAAACACCTTTCTAAAAATTCCATCAATAAGTTAGACTTtaaatgtataatttttaaaaaagcccagaaaggacaagaagaaaaacaggaaaaaaaaaaacacaaacaaaacaaacaaaacaaaacaaaaaagagaaatcatgAATTTAGTGAAATTTGAGGAAGAATTGTGTTCATCTTTAATGGAGCCAGGGATGCAGAGGGACAGATGCagatctctgctctctggggacagtgacaggacccaagggaacagcatggaggtGAGACAGgagagggtcaggctgggtgttagggaaaggttctgcactgagagggtggtcgggcactgggacaggctcctcagggcagcGGTCATAacactgagctgctggagttcaagaagtgtttggacaatgctctcagacatggtTGAATTTTTAGGTAgccctgtgtggagccaggagttggacacGAGGATCCTAGTGGGTGCCTTTCAGCTCaggatgattctatgatcttatCCTCCATGACTgctgtgggtgttttttttggcaAAGAGCACCTGCCACACCTAGTGACCTGGATGCAGGTGGGATGGCCTTAATGCACAATGATCTGAGctacagagcacagcagcttggccagtacttaaaaaacaaagcagtaaaGCTATTCAGTTCCAAATATGAGAGCactcagaagagaagaaaacacagatttccAACATGGCAATTCCTGGAAATTTTACCCACCTTGCTCCATAATTTTTCCAGTCTTGGGTCATCCAGTGTATCGCTTTCTGTACCATCTTTAATATAGTTGGTATCGACTAGTTGAGAGTCCTTCTTTCCATTCATTCCATACTTTGTCATAATGACTGCACGGGGAATAGAAGATACATTAAAACCAGCTATGGATGTATGGAAGATGATAGGCTGCATCCTTAACTTCCAGAGCTGGATTTTGCAGCTTACAGCAGCGAGGCTAACAGTTTAAGACGCAAAGGCCCCAGGTATAATGACTTCTGAAAACACCAGGAACAAAGGAAGCTCTTATCCACTTGCAGTTCCCTACTCACCTCCAAAGAACTGCTGCACACTCAGCATCTTGAAAGACAACCTAGTATTTAATGGTTCAAACACTTACACAGGTGTctaaccatatatatatatttgatgcAAAGCTTAAACCTCTTCTGCAAAGATGCACCTTACCATTCAAATTGCGTCTAAGCTTGGCTTCTTTTTCTCCGTCTTCATCTAGCCCTTCAGCCTTCAGTTTTTTCCAGCTTAGCTCAtccttttcttgtatttttagaTCACTGTGCAGCTCTGCCAGTTTCACAGCAGAGAGATGAAGCTAAGGAGAACAGAGAatggtttgttttcagttacaTGGTGTCATCTCTTGCTGCAAAGTTACCTTAGAAGCCAGTATAGCacagcatttgtttctttttaccCCTACATGGGTC from Anas acuta chromosome 4, bAnaAcu1.1, whole genome shotgun sequence includes these protein-coding regions:
- the LRPAP1 gene encoding alpha-2-macroglobulin receptor-associated protein, with the translated sequence MAAPRALVVLVATFLLAASSRASKYSREANEGLAAAGAKRRETGEFRVVRLNQIWEKAQRLHLSAVKLAELHSDLKIQEKDELSWKKLKAEGLDEDGEKEAKLRRNLNVIMTKYGMNGKKDSQLVDTNYIKDGTESDTLDDPRLEKLWSKAKTSGKFSDEELDKLWREFKHHKEKIREYNILLETVSRTEDIHKNVINPSEENLVKEEILHNKHRELKDKLRSINQGFERLRKVSHQGYDATSEFEEPRVIDLWDMAKSANFTEKELESFREELKHFEAKIEKHHHYQKQLEISHEKLKHVEGTGDKEHLNRNREKYAMLEEKTKELGYKVKKHLQDLSSRISQGLQHNEL